In Nocardioides sp. zg-1228, a single window of DNA contains:
- a CDS encoding MFS transporter, which produces MATDPTAQPDVAAAPPDRRRWYGLVVISLGVSLIIVDSTIVNVAVPSIIDDLGITSTQAQWVQEVYTLVFAALLLVFGRLSDQWGRRRLFAIGALVFGLSSILAATAESGAWLIGARALQGLGGAMMLPTSLSLLNATFRGRERGIAFGVWGATIGGTAALGPLLGGWLTTDFSWRWAFGLNVPFTIVVITGLYLLVSESREPSTKKGLDWVGALLATLGFGAVVFALIEGRTYGWLRTDETLTLFGRRWPWEVSPIPLSFVIGLALLGMFVAVQRRRNAAGRVAMLDLSLFGITSFRNGNIAALIVSLGEFGLLFALPLWFQNVLGYTAFQTGLVLLALAVGSFAASGMTTVIGRNHSPVFIVRLGISLEITGIAGIALLLRTDSPWWVTAPLLFVYGVGVGFATAQLTGVVLVDVPVELSGQGSGTQSTARQVGSAFGIAILGTILFTVLGARLDAHLADQDVPDQERTRIVEAVKGSAGAAIPELGKNPATASAAQDAREAFTDATRISAAAAAMFLILGLLASLSLGRSRPEQPATPEHRSAESAN; this is translated from the coding sequence ATGGCCACCGACCCGACCGCACAGCCCGACGTCGCCGCTGCTCCGCCCGACCGGCGGCGGTGGTACGGACTGGTCGTCATCAGCCTCGGCGTCTCGCTGATCATCGTCGACTCGACGATCGTCAACGTCGCCGTGCCGTCCATCATCGACGACCTCGGCATCACCTCCACGCAGGCGCAGTGGGTGCAGGAGGTCTACACGCTGGTCTTCGCGGCACTGCTGCTCGTCTTCGGCCGCCTGTCCGACCAGTGGGGACGACGACGCCTGTTCGCCATCGGCGCGCTGGTCTTCGGGCTCTCGAGCATCCTGGCCGCCACCGCCGAGAGCGGCGCCTGGCTGATCGGCGCCCGCGCGCTGCAGGGCCTCGGTGGCGCGATGATGCTGCCCACCTCCCTGTCGCTGCTCAACGCCACCTTCCGTGGCCGTGAGCGCGGGATCGCGTTCGGCGTGTGGGGCGCGACGATCGGCGGCACGGCCGCCCTCGGCCCGCTCCTGGGCGGGTGGCTCACCACCGACTTCTCCTGGCGGTGGGCGTTCGGGCTCAACGTGCCGTTCACGATCGTCGTCATCACCGGCCTCTACCTCCTGGTCAGCGAGTCGCGCGAGCCCAGCACGAAGAAGGGCCTGGACTGGGTCGGTGCGCTCCTCGCCACGCTCGGCTTCGGCGCGGTGGTGTTCGCCCTCATCGAGGGGCGCACCTACGGCTGGCTGCGCACCGACGAGACGCTGACCCTCTTCGGCCGCCGCTGGCCGTGGGAGGTCTCGCCGATCCCCCTCTCGTTCGTCATCGGCCTCGCCCTGCTGGGGATGTTCGTCGCGGTCCAGCGGCGGCGCAACGCGGCCGGACGGGTCGCGATGCTCGACCTGTCGCTGTTCGGCATCACCTCGTTCCGCAACGGCAACATCGCCGCGTTGATCGTCAGCCTGGGCGAGTTCGGGCTGCTGTTCGCGCTGCCGCTGTGGTTCCAGAACGTGCTGGGCTACACGGCGTTCCAGACCGGACTCGTGCTCCTCGCGCTCGCCGTCGGCAGCTTCGCGGCGAGCGGGATGACGACGGTGATCGGACGCAACCACTCGCCGGTCTTCATCGTGCGCCTCGGCATCTCGCTGGAGATCACGGGCATCGCGGGCATCGCGCTGCTGCTGCGCACCGACTCGCCGTGGTGGGTCACGGCTCCGCTGCTGTTCGTCTACGGCGTCGGCGTCGGCTTCGCCACGGCCCAGCTCACCGGCGTCGTGCTGGTCGACGTCCCGGTCGAGCTCAGCGGCCAGGGATCCGGCACGCAGAGCACCGCCAGGCAGGTGGGGTCGGCATTCGGCATCGCGATCCTGGGCACCATCCTCTTCACCGTGCTGGGCGCCCGGCTCGACGCGCACCTCGCCGACCAGGACGTGCCCGACCAGGAACGCACCCGCATCGTCGAGGCGGTCAAGGGCAGCGCCGGCGCCGCGATCCCGGAGCTGGGCAAGAACCCGGCCACCGCGTCGGCGGCGCAGGACGCGCGCGAGGCGTTCACCGACGCGACCCGCATCTCCGCGGCCGCCGCGGCCATGTTCTTGATCCTGGGCCTGCTCGCCAGCCTGTCGCTGGGCCGGTCGCGACCGGAGCAGCCAGCGACTCCGGAGCACCGGTCCGCCGAGTCGGCGAACTGA